The genomic interval GGAACTTatggtatattttttatttgtgatTATACTTACTGTTCAATGTCTGATACCAAATCAGTTGTGAGGTTGCCAGGTATCAAAATTGATCCAGGATTGTGGTCCTCAGAGAATAACATCCCCTCTTTGGTTAACCTTGCGAGAACAACTCGCACTAGCTCGCCTAAGTATTTTCCACTAATGTATTTTTCAAACCTGGACATTCGAAACGAAATCAAACATCCTGTAGCTGTCGagcagaatatttttcgctacAAACTTGTCAAAAAAATCTCTCTTACTCACGTGAATGATTTTACAATAAGAGAATTAGCGTCGTTCTCGCGATCATAGTCTGTCTTGATGAAATCCAAAACACCATTGTCTCCAAACGCACCCCATTCGATGTCGATGATAACCTTCGACAAAAATGTTTCATGTAATTTTCAGTTACTATACATAtattagaactaccgagcaataaactaaaatattttacattccTTTCGTTGTtcttacaaataaataataattaaaattcggAAAGGATGCGACTGTGATCTCTACCAAaatctttcattaaaatttatttttagcgaAATCAGTAgatgttaaaaaaagaaagccTCGTTTTCGTCTTCAACTTCGAAAAACATGGTTCTGGAAAAAGAGGTATTCGAAGGTTTTCACCTATTTTTTCGCGGCAAAAAAAATTGGCGAACGTTGTCAAAAGTACTATTAAGTGACTAGAACAAATTTGTGCATTCTACGCTAACTCCGATTGCCGGCAAAGAATTCTAAACGATTGAACTCATGCGCCAGACCAGAGTCGCCTCGTCTCCGTAGatccgcgataaggtagagtgacctctttaccgacaagaataggcgaaaaattTTATCTTGAtcgaagcacgtttctggcgtcagaattcatgatattgataatatagagcaaaaaatgtgacaatttgctgactctgcaaaagtcgcGTGTCTGCCCTTGACCCTCAATACCAACAATTTTAAAGTTCAAGGTTTGGGACCTTCCGGAAAAAGTTTGAGAAGGATTTTTTCTGTTCCTATTGAGTCTAGTTTAGCTCGATAGTCCCAGTGTTTGTAACAAAGAACACTGAGAGAAAAATTACTTCACGTTCTCCGTGTCGTTCGGTCTCCCAATGCTCGACTCGATCCGCCCTCTCGAGGTAACAAGCGTTGCTTCCGGTTCCCAGAATGAGACCAATGGCCGTGTCAGGATCCAACGTGGATCCTTGCACAAGAGTTCCCGTGGTGTCGTTCAAAATGGCGACAACCTTCACATTGGTGTCACCCCGACGATCCAAAGCCTCACGCAGTAACCTCACTGCATCTTCGCCGACTGTACCGGAACAATTGAAGGTTTTGGTCCAGGTCACCAGCATCCCGATGTCCAGGGAGTGCTGGACCATTGGGAACGAAAAGGTGAATCCTATGAGAAACGAAATTTATCATCAAACTTGTTGAAAGATTGCATCAAACACGGTTTCATTTGCGATACAATTAATCAAGCGTGAGACAATGTGATCTATATTCGATTAGCAACAATTATCGATCACCGGAATCTATAAAATCAATGTCGAGCACTCGGTGCTTGAGTTACTGATAGCATAAGCTGAGTACGAAATATTTATCAGCTATTGTATACACAATATTGTATCGTATAAGCCATAAAGAGCATAAACAAGGAAATTCAACAAACTATGAAACTTTGGGGAGTGCCCAAATTCAAAGGGGGTGAGAAATCGCCCCTTGAAGTGGGGGATCTTCCCTTGCGAGTGTTAGTTAAAATGGCGCGTCGATATTCGATGAAATGAGAGtagaataatttttgaaattgtaataACGAAGAGGGGAGTGTTCAGAGAGCAGTAATGAAAGATTTCACGCGCGATTCCCTTAGCGTGCAACAACTCCAATTTACCCAGGGGAAGCTCTACATCCTGAAGACCCTGTGCGATGACGAAATCACTGACACATTTGGCCAGATAGTCAAACAGACGGATCGCAGAGCCCACTCTCAGATCAGAGCTTATATGGTACTTCTTCACTTCTTCGCGAATTGGTGTCCCATGCAATAGTTCTAATAAAAGAACACGGAAGTTTGTTCCTCCGAGATCCAGCGCCAAGTATAAGCCTTCCTCTgcaaatcaaaatttcattaatCTCCGAGTTAATAGCCTGTGGTTCTTTATGCAAACTCAAAACTGACCAATTGCGAAAAACTGTAGCCATATACAACattcttttctttaataagtTGAAGACAGTATAaggacatttttaaattattttaacatttctaggGCGAGGGACCCAATttactgtggaggtaccaattaccgtgcctatattaattatacttatttttaaagcttaatgaatatttaaaaagaggtatatgacatatatattaactgattttaatgaaaaaaatttaatatctcttttttaatattctttatgcaCAGTAATGGAGTCCCTTACCCTGCTGTTTTAAATCGCATCAATTtgcttttgttataaatgcataatgcCCACAGTCGAATTATTGGAAATTTATAAATTGGTATAGAACAATCACTTTTTGTATGTGTAGCCAACGACGATTGTTGTTCGGTAACAAAGTTGTCGATCAGTAATCTGTATTCGCAATGAGTATTAATATTACAACATATTTACGTTTACAAAGGATCGAATTTATATTGCAACATAATGTTGATCGGACAACTTCAAACAACATCAAAGGAAAATGAAAATCTCCAATGATTATATTTATTGAGGAGCAATAAATGTCTACGACATAAAAATATTATGTTCGCTCGATATTTATTATTGCGTGGCATTATAGTAATATAGTAATATAGTAATATAGTAATAAAGACACAGGAGAATATCAGGAGATTAACATTTATCTCGTGAAAAATCTCTCGTCACAGGGAACAGAAAAAAAAGTCAGACTAGATAATAGTTATCGTAACAACCTGTGCCGTCGAGGAGTTCCGGAACATAAGTGTTCTCCATCTGCAGTGATGATGGCTGCTGATGAATCCCCTTATTCATTTCCGACACGAACACATCTTGGATCTTCTTTATGGTCGCGACGGAAAATTGCAACCCTGCTACCTTTTGTACTATCTGCAAACAAACACCACAAGCATTACCTACGTGCCATTATTATTGCAATCGTGCAAATATtttaaagtataaaataaaaaagaaattgtaaataaaatatttaaaaatatttactttaagcttataatattttaattcaattttcatcATGCAACCAATTTAAAActacttaatgaaataaaaattgggaaGCTACAATGTATAGACAGTTAGTATGGCAGTTAgcgttaaaattaatttctaaatctgGACAAATCATTCCTCCACTCCTACACGGGTGAcgtagatttttatgcaaaataaaaattgtccaattgTAACAAATTGTTACATTCGGCATTCGAAGCTCCCATTGAAGATTATTTTATAGCTTTATGCCACTAATTAAAACTATTTTACAACGAAAGAAATGGAGCAAGGTAAAAAAGAACGAAGGAAACCTTTAACCGATTTCAACATTTTAGAATGGAATAGTTCGGCGAAAAACAGTGGAGACACGAGAGCAATCTTGGAAAGCCTGGCAAATTCCTCTCCGTTCAGCCAGAAAAGCCTAATTTCAAGTAAAGTAACGCAAACAGAACGGTAGCTACAGAGAACCCAGATAACAACAGCAGTGATGTAAGAATTTTCCACTATCCATAAATCTTCGTCGGAGTTCGACAAAGATTTCTCGCGAAGATCGCGAATGCATTTTAGCACGCGATTCGCGGGATCGTCGTTGTTTACCCTGGTGTTCTCTTACGTGATCCCTAATGCGATTCTAATAGAAGAGGCAGCCGCACCAGCAGCCAGGCAGTTTGCGAACAAGGAGACGACGACTCTATTCTAACAATTAGATTGACTATGACGGAGAGACCCGAGAGCGCATCAAAGACGAGCCGAGATCCTCGCGCAGCGTTCTCTACAATTAACGTTGCGCTCCACGAGTTTACATAATAAATCGTGGCACGTTAAAAgcgaattacagtgaattcgcgttgTAAGtccctcgcgcggttctggcgatTGACAATTAgacgaaatccgaggttctcgccgaacgttgcattcgaagtgcacagtgcacgctggacaTGTACACcgacgagcaaaactgagtctacactatttgaagcaacataactttttaaaaattagatcaaatcacttgaattttattgggaagtcagaaggattagtttattagacgaggtatgcaaaatttttgaaaaaagtttgaattggtcggaatcgcaaaagaaatagtcaaagttggttttttcagcttttttatctgatcTTTTTttcctgtattgaaaatttaaaaaatgtgtttggttcgctcgaataaattatatccgtactgaaaatttcaccgatattggttaattcgtttacgagttataaacgcttaaaagtggaaaaattgccgtttttcacgattttcgacttaaaatcgcacttttaaacgaatatcggtgaaattttcagcatggatataatttattcgagcgaatcaaatacattctttaaattttcaatacaggctcagataaaaaagctgaaaaaaccaacttttactatttcttttgcgattccgaccgattcaaattttttacacatcgtctaataaactaatccttctaacttctcaataaaattcaagtcatttgatctaatttttaaaaagttatgttgctccaaatagtgtagactcagttttgctcgttagtgtaaatGACCAAAACCGGGGACAAGAAGAGCGGGGTGTAgcccgtggtggtgtgggtagttccagggaccggaaaacgcgaggctcgcagggACTTATAGCGGAAATTCACTGTAATCCGGTTGAGAATGTTCATTGTCTGCAGTTTATTCACTGTCGCCCGATTATAGACGACCGTCTACGCTGGAGATCGGAAACCGATCTTTCCCGCGACCAGATGATACTAATGTTTCATTTCCTCGAAGGCAAACCGGTTCCTTCACGCAATCGTCCAGCCGAGATAAACTCCGGAAACCGATATTCTATTAGCAACTGTGAAAGATGGTGGGAAAAAGTCGATGAAAATTCACTATCCGAATCGGAGGATCGCTGGATCGACGCCATATGCGTTTTAGTACGcgaaaattaaagttaaaataaCTGTTAAATTATTGCCGCAGTACAAGTAAATTCTATATATGGCAAACTCGACCGTTCCAATGTAgctacatttttaatttacaatttagtTAATTTAATTACACGTTCACCACCGCCATTTGTTTGGCCTCTTCGTCATTAGACTGTGGAAACATCTTGTTAAATGCAtctcctcttttaataattttcacaaGTCGGATGCAATGTTGCACAATGTCTGCACAGTTCTGCACTGCGCTAATTTTTGTTATTCATGCATTCGTgacgatcttttttttttaagtcaaCGTAGCTCAATTACTACAATAAATTAGCAAATGACAGTGACGAACTCCCTGAACGCTTATGTTCTACGATTTTAAATAACAGCGtgtgtaaaattaatttgaccacAGCCTCAAAGAATTGGGACCATTGTTTTCAATGTATCCAAATTATTACGTaacgaaatcaattttattttgcacaaaggtccGCAAGATGTGCTGTTCAGTAAAATTCCtaacaaaaaggaaaaaaaaaatcgtaaatgaTTCGTTTATACTTAAATCTCAAAATGTCTGATATTTATACAGGCGAAGGGTATAAAACGAGACAATGCAATTTGCAATCACGGTTGGTGTGCGTAAACTCTCGCTCGTGTAAGCGAGTCCACGCGCCGAGGCTCGTTATGTCACGAACCGAGCCAAACATAAAGGAAATTTATGGCTTTCGGTGACAGGCACTAACGAGTTTATCGGTTAAgctgaaaaattctcaaagtgaATGGGACCCGGCGTGATAATACTGCGGAGAGCAATATCGACCCAGTATCGACCGTGACATTGCACGCGTTAATCGAATGCAGGAAGAACGCGTGGGTAGCCTATTACATCGTCCGACTGACGTAACAGCCtatgcaaaatatttatcgGCCGCGTGTCATCCAGAAATCTGTTTTTTCCGCCGATCATTACGAAATTCGACAAACTacgaggaggaaaaaaaaaatatgtcggTACAAATCAGAGTAAATCGAtaatgacaatttttttttttcgtctcgCCGAATCTATTCGCGATAATACAAACACATTCCCGATTCCTGGTCTAGCTGGAGACCCCGGTAGATAAACTTGGCTGTATAAAACTGCCAGAGCATTTTGAATTGACGATAACCCGATGACTTCGCGGGTCAATGATAAGCCGATCACTGGTGTGTAGACGTTGTGTGAAATCTAGCCGATACCTTGAACCTATCGTCCGGTTTCGTTTGCCAGCGATGGAGAATGTTACTGCGTCGTATTAATTGTTCAACTGTTAACAAACACGTGTCTCAATGCGGAGTCATTATGGAAAACACGTGCATCTTCTTATAAAGTAATATCgtcctttttctctctcactctcgttTTTGTTCGACGTTTTCGTTCGACGGAGTTGCGTAATCGATGAATTACACAGGACCCGAGGAAGCCCGAGCTCGCTGGCGAAGCTAATTGCTCGCAGCATCGTGCGATTGGCATGCGCGAAAGTGAAAGCATGCAACAGGGTGAGCTGTGAACGAACGTAAGTCGTATCAATCGAGAAATTAACGAGAAGTCTgccgatattcttaaattctttcgacCTTACACGTGTGCAGAAGGATTTGTTCGAATTCGTGAAATTAATTTAGGTATAACCACAACATACTAGGATACTGAAGACGTGGACAGTGAACGTGTCAATAGTCCTTTTAATGGCTTATTTACTATGAGTACGTATCCGTCTAAAGTTGTACTATCTCAAACGACACGTATAACCGTGGAAAAAATCTTTCTCACGGTAATTCTCAAGGCCACTAATATTTGTTCAAGTGACACCTTATGTTTTTTCTTCGATATTTTGATAGAGCACGaagagacgaatccaacgagtaccatgaccataccattgcgatcattcgatctcgagatattcgtgtctgaaggGAACAAACCTAATCCAGACCTGATCTTTCAGACATAAATATCTCGGGACTGAGTGATCATATCGGTACGGtgatggtactcgttggatttgTCTTTTTAAGCTCTGCAAGAATATGCAAAGGaaaatgtaatataataaatcatacaacaataaatatttttaaaatcaataATCTCGATTCTGGATGCCGCAATTGTACAAATAATCAAGACTCTGAATTTACTTTGGTATAGTCCCTACGGAATGTCACTGTCCACATTCATACTGATTATCCATTCGTTGGTCACCCTATGTAGGATCGATCGGTCAGTAAACTCTTGACGAGAATGTCGCAAGGTTAAGGACTCTCCCGACTCAGTCGGTTCTTGCAACGGTAATTATTAAACATTGTCGTCATTGCTCGAGCAGGGATCGATCAATTATGTAAGCGAGCGCGATAAACGCGCcgattaaaaaatacattgtcGATCGTTGAATGCGATTCGCTGGCAGTCCGACGATATTCGTTCGCTTGTTGACGATGACAGACGACTAAACTGATCTCTAAGACACAGCGGTCATTCAGAAGTTTCATTCTTCCTCCGATAATCGTGACGAGTTGAAAATAGTACGTCAGCGTTCTTAACCTTCACGCTGGGGTCTCTCGTGACCCAAACAAACTGTACAACGAACTTCCGTTGCAGTATCGTACGACAATTGCAAATATCACGCTTCTTTAATCGCTTCAGATCGTTTTCAAGGTATCCGAGAAAATCAGTATGATACTTCGTAATCTGAGTGAACACCGTACCAAgggttaaattaaattatttataaattcataaaatccgcagatgaAAAAGCTCGATCGTGGGTAGAGGAATGTCAGAAATTTTTGTTCATGATTTTAGTCATTTTCCGCGTGGAATGCTAGTCTTATCAGCCACGAAACTTCTTTGTGGCTTCTTCTATTGTGCGGCAAAGGGCTGGCAAGTTCACGGACGATGGACCCGCGATCTAGCTGATAAACGCGGAAGTGTGCCACCTACGCTCGATGTTCAAACAGAGGAATTAAGGAAAGAATTACGAGCCTATCGTCACGCATGACGCTCGACGTAATCCGAGTCTTTCAACCAGAACCTGCAAGACCGTTCTCTCAATTTACAAATCGATCGACGGAAGCCTTACCTTTTGCTTTTTAACGTCGTCCGAGAGCTCGGGCGGCGAAATCTGTATGGCATCGTTAAGCGCATATTCTGTGGGGACGACCATGTCTGCGAGTCTCTCGATTGCCTAGAAAAACAAACGAAACAATAATAAACCTTAGCACCAGTCACTGGCCATCTTCGTTAGCCACCGAATTACACAAACACCAGACAAACGTattcatttctatattatttttgtaattgtattaTAATCTGCGTGTATACAGCGGGTCCAAAGAAATCATTTCAACACTAGCCTCGAGAAATCGAGTTAAACACTGATGATTTCGTTCAAACAAATAGTTTAACCATTTAACCTCTcatttaacctcttaagcgctgtacgccactatagtggctttccgtggaaagcatcagtgtgctcggtaacgccactatagtggcttttgtgccatacgcggccaggcgcgccgtccctgggagacagagttgcggacgagcgcgccgtacctgAAATTGCGTGGATGATTCattcgcgagaaaaatgtttaacgTTTTCACAGAGGTTTCAATTTGCAGCATTTCTGAGGAAAGAGGGTCTTCGGTTTCTCATCTGGGAAATagtgtaaaaatatcttagagaAAAAAGAATAACGGTGTGCGAAAGTTGAGTCATCTTAAGCCCGTCCACAACTCCGTCTCCTAGGTACGGCGCGCCTGTCCGCAagtctgtctcccagggacggcgcgcctggccgcggaaggcacagaagccactatagtggttcgtaccgatcaaactgatgctttccacggaaagccactatagcgGCGTACAGTGCTCAAGAGTTCAAAACGAGTCCAATTCGATCAGTGGGCGCACGTGCGCGTGCTCACCTTGTCGTTGTCAGCGGTGATCTGTCGATTGAACCGTTCGTAACGAGTCTGAATGGACCTCCGTAACGTAACAGCTTCCGATAACGTGTGTATCGACTTTGGAGGTGTGTTCCGTAGCCGAGCGCGTGTAGTATACTGAACGCGAGTTAAAGAGATCGTCGGGTTTAATGTTTCCCCCGAGTTATTTATTTTTCCCTCTCGTGTCTTCTCCCGTCGGCGATTCGGCGAGACGCGATAACGCGAGCACTATTTAATGAAAAGTTGAAAGTCCACGATATTTTATAACCGTGTAGATAACGGTATGTAGTGGAATCGTCGGTGAGTTATAATCATCGGCGGAGGGCACGACGAGTGTTTGCGCATTTCTCGTGCAACACGGATCGAGTGCATAATTGCCAGGCGATTACGCGCGATGCCAGCGCGTCATTTAGGCGCGCTGATACCGCAACGGCCTGACCGAGAACGCAGAATGATATATAGCGCGCTTCGCTAGTATCGGTGAATGACGATTTATCATTCGTTTGTAATCGCCGTTCTGTTTTGCCGAAGAAAATGTAAGTCAACGGGATATGTATGCGTGTACGTGTGATCGTACACGAGGGGAATAATTGCTCCAGATTCTCTTTCGGAGACGATTGACAGTCTAAATTATGGTGACAAGTATGGGCTGCTCTATAGGTCATTGACTATCTGCAACGAGACCTCGATCGAACGGCTTGATCGCGATAAACCGTGACCCTTCGGTTTTTAGACGATCAGTGGGAAAGAAATGTTTTGCTAATTCTTCGATGGAATTATTGCATTTTCTCAATGTTCGTGGCCGTTCATTCAATTCTGTTTATCCAACAGGTTTCAATGCATGTATAgcaaaaatatgaaatacagaataacttttaagtaGTGAAATACAGAACACAACTTTTAACTCGTTCAAACTGTTACGGAAGAAATACactgttattttgcataaacataaATAGCAGAGATTGTTTTTCCAAAGTCTTTTTAAGTTTTTCAAGTTTTtaagttcaaggtcatttcaagggcACGTCACAGCAGACAGttgaatgtatttttaaaaaatacagttatttaaaaaaagcatCGATGACCTCGAAAACTactaaagaaaatatttaataaaacaacCTCTGACAACCACTCGATGCTCAAAATTAAACAATGTATTCTGGGGGTCACGTGGGAAAAATCGGAGAAGTTGTTGGCACATTGTTAAACATTCTTCAGAACATTGTTGGACATTGAACTTTTTCGTTCCAGTGCTAACAATATATGGAACAGTAATTTCGAAAAGTACCAAATGTAGTGCTCGATCATTTGCATAAACTGCAgccaattaaataataatttgatgAAAGCGAGTAAATTCTAACT from Halictus rubicundus isolate RS-2024b chromosome 14, iyHalRubi1_principal, whole genome shotgun sequence carries:
- the LOC143361116 gene encoding hexokinase type 2, translated to MVVPTEYALNDAIQISPPELSDDVKKQKIVQKVAGLQFSVATIKKIQDVFVSEMNKGIHQQPSSLQMENTYVPELLDGTEEGLYLALDLGGTNFRVLLLELLHGTPIREEVKKYHISSDLRVGSAIRLFDYLAKCVSDFVIAQGLQDVELPLGFTFSFPMVQHSLDIGMLVTWTKTFNCSGTVGEDAVRLLREALDRRGDTNVKVVAILNDTTGTLVQGSTLDPDTAIGLILGTGSNACYLERADRVEHWETERHGEREVIIDIEWGAFGDNGVLDFIKTDYDRENDANSLIVKSFTFEKYISGKYLGELVRVVLARLTKEGMLFSEDHNPGSILIPGNLTTDLVSDIEQDSVDGGSINTVNVLRKFGIVPDEDDVRVVQYVCELVSNRAALLVATCLAVLLKRIDKENVTIAVDGSLYKHHPRLETWIKNYIHLLAPDHKFKIIHAEDGSGKGAALIAAIARRLQKRLE